GCGAGAATGATCAACGACTAGCACCTTCAGACGCGTAGAAACTTTCGAGAATTTCACGCTGAAGTCCAAACATTTCTTTTTCTTCATCTGGTTCGGCGTGGTCATACCCCAGCAGGTGGAGTATTCCGTGGGTGGTCAGAAGCAAGACCTCGTTTATTGTCTCGTGCCCGGCAGCAAGGGCTTGCTTGGCTGCCACCTGTGGGCAAATAACGATGTCGCCGAGGAGCCCGGCTGGAGTTGGCTCGAGTTCCGTCCCAGGTCGAAGCTCATCCATCGGAAAGCTAAGGACATCAGTTGGGCCGGGCTCATCCATCCACTCAATGTGAAGAGTCTCCATAGCGGGCTCATCAACAAAAACAATTGCGAGGTCAGCTTTGGGATGAATGTAGAGAACGTCAAGTGCATGGGTTGCCAGGCTTAGTACTCGCGCCTCATCGACCTCAATCTCAGTCTCATTATTGATTTCGATACTCATTATTTCTTGGCTCCATGCTTCAGTTTGGACTCGTCATACTTCGAATAAGCATCGACAATTTTTGAAACGAGGGTGTGACGAACCACATCCTCAGAGGTTAGGGTCGCAAAGTGCATGTCCTCAAGATCGCTCAAAACCTCCACGGCTGTCCGCAGGCCAGATGCTCCGGTTGGCAGGTCTATCTGGGTGATGTCACCGGTCACGACCATTTTGGAATTGAATCCCAATCGGGTCAGAAACATCTTCATTTGCTCTGGTGTGGTGTTTTGCGCCTCATCGAGGATGATGAATGAATCGTTCAGAGTGCGGCCACGCATGTAGGCCAACGGTGCAACTTCAATGGTTCCTGCTGCCATTAGCTTTGGAACAGCTTCTGAATCAAGCATCTCGTGAAGTGCATCGAAAAGTGGCCTTAGATAAGGATCAATCTTGTCGTTGAGGGTTCCCGGCAGAAATCCAAGTCGCTCTCCGGCTTCAACCGCTGGCCTAGTCAAAATAATGCGGCTGACTTCTTTGCGCTGTAGAGCCTGAACCGCTTTGGCCATGGCAAGGTAGGTTTTTCCGGTTCCAGCCGGACCAATACCAAAAACCACAGTGTGCTCATCAATAGCATCCACATAGTTCTTTTGCCCAAGAGTTTTTGGCCTAATGCTTTTACCGCGAGAGCTCAGGATGCTCTGGCTCAGAACATCGGCGGGTTTGACGTCGGTACTCAGCATCTTGGCAGAACGGGTCAGGTCTTGAGG
This portion of the Rhodoluna limnophila genome encodes:
- the ybeY gene encoding rRNA maturation RNase YbeY, whose protein sequence is MSIEINNETEIEVDEARVLSLATHALDVLYIHPKADLAIVFVDEPAMETLHIEWMDEPGPTDVLSFPMDELRPGTELEPTPAGLLGDIVICPQVAAKQALAAGHETINEVLLLTTHGILHLLGYDHAEPDEEKEMFGLQREILESFYASEGASR
- a CDS encoding PhoH family protein, which translates into the protein MVALFGTEDRLLKTLELTYPDVDVHARGNSIAINGPASQVAAAKSLIEEMIAMIIAGKELVPQDLTRSAKMLSTDVKPADVLSQSILSSRGKSIRPKTLGQKNYVDAIDEHTVVFGIGPAGTGKTYLAMAKAVQALQRKEVSRIILTRPAVEAGERLGFLPGTLNDKIDPYLRPLFDALHEMLDSEAVPKLMAAGTIEVAPLAYMRGRTLNDSFIILDEAQNTTPEQMKMFLTRLGFNSKMVVTGDITQIDLPTGASGLRTAVEVLSDLEDMHFATLTSEDVVRHTLVSKIVDAYSKYDESKLKHGAKK